The DNA segment gaggcacgtgaagaccacctgcgcaaataagttatgtgaccagggggacacaaagtaggatgataattatcgctgccAGCAGCCGAATtcactaaaattgaataattaactttttattgactgcagtaagaaacacgaatgcctctaagttttcaatacaaacatacccactgcagtcgacaaaaaaataattgttcaatttgaGTTAATTGGGCACTCATTTCGATGATCACAgcgattattatcatctcactttgtggcCCCCTTGCTACTTAACTTATTAGcaaaggtggtcttcgcgtgcctcccagtgcctaattttaagaaaagcataaagcttagttttgaacaccctgtattatcaggcacagccgccaagcacatcaCTGTTTGGGTAACGTctttttcctataagctcggagaaaccgatatctggcttcgctacaggtcttcttcctctttctggggttttacgtgccaaaaccagttctgattatgaggcacgccgtagtggaaggctccggattaattttggccacctggggttctttaacgtgcactacaactcaagcacacgggcgtctttgcactccgcctccatcgaaatgtggccgccgcggccaggattcgatcccgcgatctcgtgctcagcagtgcaacgcctgagctgactgacccactacggtgggctacaggtgctgctctagacgtataaaacgcgggtttattgtgagcagaaacggtgaatttcggtaagtaagaaaggctactatcatcatcattgacagaaaaacctggatccgcccccgGTTGCTGACCCACAGATCGTGCGCATTTCGCTGCAGCAGACCGtaagttcacgaagcaaacatgcaacaggtTCTGTGAGCACACGCTTCAcgttcgtgttctaccgattcgtTTGAAAGAAGGACCAACCATAATTTTTCATCGTTGTCGTGTAGTAAGAGGAGGGGGCTATCGTGTGTAATTGGGATCCATTGTTACGGGTACATGGGCTTGTAGCCTCAGCTGGGCGCCGCCGCTGAGCGCCGGCAGCAGCGGCAGTTTTGTGCAGGTGCAACGAGCGACGTGATGTGATGCGATATCACTGCGTATTGAGAGCGAAATCGAAGAAGCAAACGATTTGtcagactaaaaaaaaaacacagcaggaCTCATCAGTTCATTTCCTTTTCCTTTACCCTCTGCTAGCTTCAATACTAGTAAAGGAGGGAAGGTGTTTGAGCTCCGAAGTCCGCGGCCCTCGATTGCTTGAGTGCGCGGTTGCAGCGTGAAGGAAGAGCCCTTGTCCGGTAAAGAGACGCTTTATTAAAACGCACAGGCGTCTTTCCGGGTCCACGCCGGACGTCCGCTCTCTCCCATACAAGCAAAACATGAATCTTTAAACGCTCAGTTGCACAAACAGTCGCAAACCAGCCAGTCACACATGGGGGTTCACACCATTGCATCCGATGGCACCAACACGTTCGTGACAGACGCGGCATTGGTCAGAAGCATGTCACAATCTACAACACGCAAAGGAGGGATAGGTTCACTGAAAGGAACGTGTCATCTCACTCTCCCCTACGTTAGACCCCGAGTATTAGCCTTGATGACCGCTGGCAGCGGAGGCCAGGCTCGAGCTCGAACTTGTAACCACAAATTGCCCTTGTCGTTCAGCTTTGTGTACGCATCAGCCCACGGGCTAAACACCTCCTTCAAGAAGCCGCCACACCAGCTGCGGCAATGTTCCCACGAAGCCATCTGCTATTGACCATATGTGCGCCCGACAATGGGCTGCTTTGCCAGCATTAAGAAAACTCGGCCACCCCGTGCAGCTGTGGGCTGGATCGCTTGAGCGCCCCGCACACCGTAATTGTGACCCTATGGCGATCGCTCACAACAGCGCCCATCGGTCGCAGCCGGCTAAGTGGTCGCAGAAGTATTTCCGTTTTCTCTAGGCATTCTCAAAAGGCGCGCGCGGATGCCAGACAATGACACTATAACCCGGTGGCCGTGTTTCGCGTCGCCCAATTTCTGTCTACGCTTCCCCGTCCGGCGGCGAGGCCCACAAACAATCCACAGTAGCGGCCGATACTGTCAACGGGACATCTGGGAAGCCCGGGGGCGTCTAGCGATGGCTTCAAAAATATCCCTTCCTCTTCTCTTCACGCCCGTCTCGCCGAACGCTTGCCATTCAGCTCGGACCGTCTTGCCCTTTGTCCTAGCGAGGGTGCGCATTTGGCAGCTCTTCTACGGCCCAACCACTAAGCCGCATTTCTTTCCATGCGTGGGTGTCTCCCGCGACCCCTCTTCGCGGAGCCCATCCGCGTCCTTCCTTTGCGGTAATTTCCCGCACAGCAGCGTGTGAAATCGGTCCTGCGTTTTTCAGTACTCGCATGAACTGGGCCACACAACAACACCAACTCCGTATACCTCATACTAACttcatctcacaatgactgtcgatggtaatgcgaaaAGCAGTCTGACgtcatgtttatttaacacgtgtagtggtAAATATGAAactttcgttgcttcggctatatgccacatactccgatatccTCCCACGTTGCTGTGGCTATGATCGTGCTAAGGGACTTGGTCAACGACGATGAGCTCACGGGtgaaaccagtttagtttacctgGTCGACAGTACGGCTAAGAAGCTTcccgaagccaagattgaggtcgagaccccagCGAGGATATTATTCCATGCCCGGGATGTGGGAGCGGCCATGAGAGAGTGGCGGCGAGGGTCCTTCGAGCAGTCCCAGATAATGGGGTGGAGAGTGACGATATCTCCGCATAGCTTACAGTGGGGGTCGATTAGCTCCGGCTATATGTAGGAGAGGACCTGGGGGCAAGAAAACGAATGCGTCTGTAAGCGACTCCAGATGATTTCTTGACACTTGGTCAATTTAGGGTGAGGTGGTGGTCGCGGTTGTCTCGAGATTCTATAGCAGCTGGGGATGTCACTGTATGACGTCAAAGGTTCCCTATTCGAGTCCTCCGGGTTGGAGGCCTGTCCCGGCACTCGGTGGgcgaatcctcgagcatgttggttggcagcctcgttccccgggttcccctACTGGACCGGGACTCATACGATTGGACAAGTGAAAACCTCTGCGTCGTCATCGTCCTCCTAGCTTCCATACTCAGGGGGAAAGTGAGAACGAGAAGAGAGAAGGGGGTGAAGTAGTCGTAGCGTTGTAGGAGCTACGATGCCACGAGTGAAGTTACTGATGGCGGCATTGGAGTCGCTCAGAATTGTGGTGAagcctgccgctgctgcaagtgcgatggcgacctcttcggcttcaATTGCGTTGGGGGCTCTCAGCGAGCATGCTGTGCGTAGACGGGACTCGTGGTCGCTGTTGTTGGGAAGAGAGACCACGTTGATAGCGAAGTTGTTATTGGATGGGTATTTGGCGGCATCTACGTAAGCCGCTTCCGGGTTAGACCTGTGAGTTTTGTGGAGAGTCCTTGctctcgcttttcttcttccatcatGGTGGCTGGCTAACATGTTCGTTGGTATTGGCTTGATGAGGAATTGCTTCCTAATTTCTGGTGGAATGGTGGCAGGGTCATTGCGCGTTGGAGAAACCCTGTGCCCaatgcggtccaggatccaacggcCCGTCCTGCTTCCTTGAAGCCGGTTATTTGAGCAGTCCTTTGCGCTTCTAGGAGATCCTCCACGGTATTGTGTAGGCCCAAACTGAGGAGGCGTTCTGTTGAGGTATTATGGGGAAGTCCCGGGACGGTCTTATAAGCCATGCGTATCAGGCGGTCTAGGCGATCGCGTTCGGTTTGTCGGAGTTGTAGGTATGGCAAAGCGTACGTGAAGCGCGGCACGACAAAGGTCTGAATTATGTGGAGTAATTTCTTCTCCTTCATGCCCTGCCTGCGCGCGCTTACCCTGTGTATCAAACGAGCCATCTGATTTACCCATATGGCAAGGCGGTCTAGTGTGATATTGTTGTGGTGGTTTTTCTGCACGATGACGCCAAGTATCCTAACGTGCTCCACTTGGGGTATTGGCATGCCGTTAACCAGTACGTTGATAATGGGTAGTGGAGATTTTATTCTTCGTAGGTCGAGAGGTCGGACCATCATCAATTCAGACTTGCTTTGTGAACTCGAGGCGTGCGTCACCCACATGTTGGATGACTACGTCCGCGGCCCTCTGGAGAGTCTCCTCGATCTGTCCGTCGGACCCGGTGGCCGTCCATGGCATcatgtcgtccgcataaagtgTGTGGATTGCGTCCAGCTTGAGGGGTAGTGACCTTattgcgaggttgaagagaaatggtGAGAGAACGGCTCCCTGAGGGTTGCCACGGTCGCCGAGTTTGATCAGCTGGGAAGTGAGGCAGCCCACCGATAGCTCAACCGTTCTGTCGGAGAGAAAGGCACTAATATATTTGTATGTGCACTCTCCTGGTTGTAGTGCGGCTAGACTGCTGACAATGGAGGAGTGCTTCACGTTGTCGAAGACGTTGCGAAGGTCCAGACCCGATAGAGCTTTGGTGTTTTTGCCACTGTCTGGTTTGATAAGGGCGTTGTGCAACTGGATGAGGGCATCCTGGGTAGAGAGATGTGCACGGAAGCCCAGCATCGAGGGGGGAAGAAGGTTGTGCTCTTCTGCATAATTTTGTAGGCGACAGAGCAcaacgtgctccatcagcttacccAGGCACCAGGTAAGGGAGATGGGTCACAGGTTGccgagctcgagtttcttgcccggtttcggaatTAAGGAGACCCTGGCGtgcttccactctgcaggtaTTTGGCCGGATCGTTAgcatttattcatgtatttgcCCGCACTGATTTCGAGTCGaggttgcggagcattttgttggtCATTCGATCTGGACCTGGTGCCGATGTTCTGCGCAGCCTATGCAGTGCCGCGCAAACCTCAGGCTCTGAAAAATCAGCATCGAGTTGGGGGTTAGAGTTTCCCCGGTATTctggtggtggcgttctggtgtTACTACCGCCATTTAAGTTGGCTTGGACATTGATATAGATATTGGTGAGTTCGTCAAGCAACTCCTCGTCCGAGCCCGGGTGCCCGGGTATTGGTGAATGATGCGTTCAAGACGTTTTCGGGTCTCGGATTTGGTGCTGTTAGGGTCGAGGAGATGGCGTAATAGATGCCACGTTTCTTGGCCCCCATTTGACCATTCAGACTGCCACCTGTTTGTTCCGACTGCTGGCGCTCAAGCGTGGTGCCGTGAGTTTGAATGTCGCGTTCCAACTGTGCGATTAGTCGTCGGAGTTTCTTATTGTGGCGTTGCCGTCTTCACCTTAGCATTAGGCCTTCTCGtgcctcccacatgtgtaggagacGAGAGTCTGTGGACGCCAGATTCTCCACACTCATCTCCTGCGTTGCGGTTGCGACGTCACTCTTTAGAATCTGAATCCATTCTCCGAGGCCAAGAATTGTGTGGGGGGATGTTTTTCCCCGATACTGGCGGAAGTGATCCCATTTGGTTAGTACCAatgtaatgctgtttgccgtcgcttggagatactcagattatttcttgcattccgtctaattacaaaattagtcttcattaattaggTAACTTCTCAAATCttattattagatgaaaagttAGATGAAAAGTAAAGCATTGCGTGCTccgcgtgcatgctctccttccttctccttaacgtcccatgtcaaggcaacatgtgcacggtacggagaggaggcgagacacacgccactccgcgaggtagttgctaggcaacgcagtgacgtcatagctcggcaagGTTGTGCGAAATCAAgtgccactttttacggttacctagaacagcttcgctgttaaaacacgcAGGCAGTCTCTAGCCATCACAACAACCCATGGGCTCTATAGCACTAACAGACCAGCATAGCAAGAGCGTCTACAAAAATTCGTCGGCCTTTcccctagcggcgacagggggggggggggggcttgttgtaccctcaaaattgggtgtaACGTTCCGTGGCCTCGGGGTTCGCAgcccttcgttgacgctgggAATCGGACAGGTGTTTAACGTGGGATCCGCTACCTGCCGCCGTAAACCGAGCCTGGGCTTGtgctgccttgaacgcaggatccgcACGGCGAGCGCGCCTGCTCCTGGCGACGTTGTcggcgtttctcgtcgaaagcggcctgttccgccgccAACCGATCAACGCTCAGCCTCCCCATCCGTTTGCCTAGCATGCACTGAAActactactggtgtttattatacataaggaagagaggcttaattctgcagcccatcggggagcacggcgcagcgtcgtaggggagagaggagtaggaggtaaagaaaaagagaagatagatagttcagggggctcgtccgcacatgggtaggcagcagaggcggcagggaccggcaagggcaggtacgctcagcggtatgctgctatcccactcgcctccacgaactccacgaagctgtgtagtgcggggagatggtagcgggatgggaacagcaggttggtgagtgagtcagcaggaagtccctgcagtctataggctcggatgaccttcgaacgttcctgtgctagggctggacaggcgcaga comes from the Dermacentor silvarum isolate Dsil-2018 chromosome 9, BIME_Dsil_1.4, whole genome shotgun sequence genome and includes:
- the LOC119463575 gene encoding uncharacterized protein LOC119463575, encoding MLGFRAHLSTQDALIQLHNALIKPDSGKNTKALSGLDLRNVFDNVKHSSIVSSLAALQPGECTYKYISAFLSDRTVELSVGCLTSQLIKLGDRGNPQGAVLSPFLFNLAIRSLPLKLDAIHTLYADDMMPWTATGSDGQIEETLQRAADVVIQHVGDARLEFTKQV